In Hyla sarda isolate aHylSar1 chromosome 12, aHylSar1.hap1, whole genome shotgun sequence, a genomic segment contains:
- the TTLL9 gene encoding probable tubulin polyglutamylase TTLL9 isoform X3 produces MSRGKVTTNKIPYVYQRQKERDGEWDFYWCDVGWLRENFDHIYMEEHVRICHFRNHYELTRKNFMVKNLKRFRKQLERESGRLEAAKCDFFPKTFELPAEYHLFVEEFRRNPGITWIMKPVARSQGKGIFLFRKLKDIIDWRKDGSRSDEQRDEIPVENYVAQRYIENPYLIGGRKFDLRVYVLVTSYTPLKAWLYRDGFARFSNTRFTLSSIDDQYIHLTNVAIQKTAPDYDPEKGCKWMIQQLRQYLLAKHGYTAVETLFQNIDNIFIKTLQSVQKIIINDKHCFELYGYDILLDEDLKPWLLEVNASPSLTASSQDDYDLKCRLLEDTLNVVDMEGRLTGKEKRVGGFDLMWNDGFVSRDDGQLDSINNGNFIANTHLGCINDRKKNLRHIMKAANKKSAAVQ; encoded by the exons GTGACTACAAACAAGATTCCGTATGTCTACCAGCGGCAGAAGGAGCG CGATGGAGAGTGGGATTTTTATTGGTGCGATGTCGGCTGGTTGCGCGAGAACTTTGACCACATTTACATGGAGGAACACGTGCGCATCTGCCACTTCCGCAATCACTACGAG TTGACCAGGAAGAACTTTATGGTGAAGAATCTTAAGCGGTTTCGGAAGCAGCTGGAACGAGAGTCTGGCCGCCTTGAGGCTGCAAAATGCGACTTCTTCCCTAAGACCTTCGAGCTTCCAGCAGAATATCACCTGTTTGTAGAGGAATTCCGCAGAAACCCTGGGATCACGTGGATCATGAAGCCT GTGGCCAGATCCCAAGGGAAGGGTATTTTTCTTTTCCGGAAGCTTAAGGACATCATTGACTGGAGAAAG GATGGCAGCCGCTCAGATGAGCAAAGAGACGAGATCCCTGTAGAAAATTACGTGGCTCAGCGCTACATAGAGAATCCATACTTGATAGGAG GAAGAAAATTTGACCTGCGGGTGTATGTGCTTGTCACGTCG TATACCCCACTCAAGGCCTGGCTTTACCGTGACGGTTTTGCCCGATTTTCAAACACGCGCTTCACCCTCAGCAGCATCGATGATCAGT ATATTCACTTGACCAATGTGGCGATCCAGAAAACTGCTCCAGATTATGATCCTGAAAAG GGCTGCAAGTGGATGATTCAGCAGCTACGGCAATACCTGTTGGCCAAGCATGGCTACACGGCAGTGGAGACTCTGTTTCAGAATATAGACAATATCTTCATTAAGACCCTACAGAGTGTCCAGAAGATCATCATCAATGACAAGCACTGCTTTGAACTGTATGGATACGACATCCTCCTGGATGAGGATCTCAAACC GTGGCTGCTAGAAGTTAATGCTTCTCCCTCCCTGACCGCCAGCAGTCAAGATGATTACGACCTGAAATGCCGTCTCTTGGAAGACACCCTGAATGTGGTGGACATGGAAGGAAG aCTAACAGGGAAGGAGAAGCGGGTTGGGGGCTTCGACCTCATGTGGAATGATGGCTTTGTGTCCCGAGATGATGGGCAGCTAGACAGCATCAACAATGGAAACTTCATAGCAAACACACACTTAG GCTGCATCAACGACAGGAAGAAGAACCTGAGACACATAATGAAAGCTGCCAATAAGAAGTCAGCAGCAGTTCAATAA
- the TTLL9 gene encoding probable tubulin polyglutamylase TTLL9 isoform X2, with protein MSRGKVTTNKIPYVYQRQKEREPRSCIRYKCCLLNTIVDVLRQRPGWTEVKDDGEWDFYWCDVGWLRENFDHIYMEEHVRICHFRNHYELTRKNFMVKNLKRFRKQLERESGRLEAAKCDFFPKTFELPAEYHLFVEEFRRNPGITWIMKPDGSRSDEQRDEIPVENYVAQRYIENPYLIGGRKFDLRVYVLVTSYTPLKAWLYRDGFARFSNTRFTLSSIDDQYIHLTNVAIQKTAPDYDPEKGCKWMIQQLRQYLLAKHGYTAVETLFQNIDNIFIKTLQSVQKIIINDKHCFELYGYDILLDEDLKPWLLEVNASPSLTASSQDDYDLKCRLLEDTLNVVDMEGRLTGKEKRVGGFDLMWNDGFVSRDDGQLDSINNGNFIANTHLGCINDRKKNLRHIMKAANKKSAAVQ; from the exons GTGACTACAAACAAGATTCCGTATGTCTACCAGCGGCAGAAGGAGCG GGAGCCCCGATCCTGCATTCGATACAAGTGCTGCCTCCTTAACACCATCGTGGACGTGCTGAGACAGCGGCCTGGCTGGACAGAGGTGAAGGA CGATGGAGAGTGGGATTTTTATTGGTGCGATGTCGGCTGGTTGCGCGAGAACTTTGACCACATTTACATGGAGGAACACGTGCGCATCTGCCACTTCCGCAATCACTACGAG TTGACCAGGAAGAACTTTATGGTGAAGAATCTTAAGCGGTTTCGGAAGCAGCTGGAACGAGAGTCTGGCCGCCTTGAGGCTGCAAAATGCGACTTCTTCCCTAAGACCTTCGAGCTTCCAGCAGAATATCACCTGTTTGTAGAGGAATTCCGCAGAAACCCTGGGATCACGTGGATCATGAAGCCT GATGGCAGCCGCTCAGATGAGCAAAGAGACGAGATCCCTGTAGAAAATTACGTGGCTCAGCGCTACATAGAGAATCCATACTTGATAGGAG GAAGAAAATTTGACCTGCGGGTGTATGTGCTTGTCACGTCG TATACCCCACTCAAGGCCTGGCTTTACCGTGACGGTTTTGCCCGATTTTCAAACACGCGCTTCACCCTCAGCAGCATCGATGATCAGT ATATTCACTTGACCAATGTGGCGATCCAGAAAACTGCTCCAGATTATGATCCTGAAAAG GGCTGCAAGTGGATGATTCAGCAGCTACGGCAATACCTGTTGGCCAAGCATGGCTACACGGCAGTGGAGACTCTGTTTCAGAATATAGACAATATCTTCATTAAGACCCTACAGAGTGTCCAGAAGATCATCATCAATGACAAGCACTGCTTTGAACTGTATGGATACGACATCCTCCTGGATGAGGATCTCAAACC GTGGCTGCTAGAAGTTAATGCTTCTCCCTCCCTGACCGCCAGCAGTCAAGATGATTACGACCTGAAATGCCGTCTCTTGGAAGACACCCTGAATGTGGTGGACATGGAAGGAAG aCTAACAGGGAAGGAGAAGCGGGTTGGGGGCTTCGACCTCATGTGGAATGATGGCTTTGTGTCCCGAGATGATGGGCAGCTAGACAGCATCAACAATGGAAACTTCATAGCAAACACACACTTAG GCTGCATCAACGACAGGAAGAAGAACCTGAGACACATAATGAAAGCTGCCAATAAGAAGTCAGCAGCAGTTCAATAA
- the TTLL9 gene encoding probable tubulin polyglutamylase TTLL9 isoform X1: MSRGKVTTNKIPYVYQRQKEREPRSCIRYKCCLLNTIVDVLRQRPGWTEVKDDGEWDFYWCDVGWLRENFDHIYMEEHVRICHFRNHYELTRKNFMVKNLKRFRKQLERESGRLEAAKCDFFPKTFELPAEYHLFVEEFRRNPGITWIMKPVARSQGKGIFLFRKLKDIIDWRKDGSRSDEQRDEIPVENYVAQRYIENPYLIGGRKFDLRVYVLVTSYTPLKAWLYRDGFARFSNTRFTLSSIDDQYIHLTNVAIQKTAPDYDPEKGCKWMIQQLRQYLLAKHGYTAVETLFQNIDNIFIKTLQSVQKIIINDKHCFELYGYDILLDEDLKPWLLEVNASPSLTASSQDDYDLKCRLLEDTLNVVDMEGRLTGKEKRVGGFDLMWNDGFVSRDDGQLDSINNGNFIANTHLGCINDRKKNLRHIMKAANKKSAAVQ; this comes from the exons GTGACTACAAACAAGATTCCGTATGTCTACCAGCGGCAGAAGGAGCG GGAGCCCCGATCCTGCATTCGATACAAGTGCTGCCTCCTTAACACCATCGTGGACGTGCTGAGACAGCGGCCTGGCTGGACAGAGGTGAAGGA CGATGGAGAGTGGGATTTTTATTGGTGCGATGTCGGCTGGTTGCGCGAGAACTTTGACCACATTTACATGGAGGAACACGTGCGCATCTGCCACTTCCGCAATCACTACGAG TTGACCAGGAAGAACTTTATGGTGAAGAATCTTAAGCGGTTTCGGAAGCAGCTGGAACGAGAGTCTGGCCGCCTTGAGGCTGCAAAATGCGACTTCTTCCCTAAGACCTTCGAGCTTCCAGCAGAATATCACCTGTTTGTAGAGGAATTCCGCAGAAACCCTGGGATCACGTGGATCATGAAGCCT GTGGCCAGATCCCAAGGGAAGGGTATTTTTCTTTTCCGGAAGCTTAAGGACATCATTGACTGGAGAAAG GATGGCAGCCGCTCAGATGAGCAAAGAGACGAGATCCCTGTAGAAAATTACGTGGCTCAGCGCTACATAGAGAATCCATACTTGATAGGAG GAAGAAAATTTGACCTGCGGGTGTATGTGCTTGTCACGTCG TATACCCCACTCAAGGCCTGGCTTTACCGTGACGGTTTTGCCCGATTTTCAAACACGCGCTTCACCCTCAGCAGCATCGATGATCAGT ATATTCACTTGACCAATGTGGCGATCCAGAAAACTGCTCCAGATTATGATCCTGAAAAG GGCTGCAAGTGGATGATTCAGCAGCTACGGCAATACCTGTTGGCCAAGCATGGCTACACGGCAGTGGAGACTCTGTTTCAGAATATAGACAATATCTTCATTAAGACCCTACAGAGTGTCCAGAAGATCATCATCAATGACAAGCACTGCTTTGAACTGTATGGATACGACATCCTCCTGGATGAGGATCTCAAACC GTGGCTGCTAGAAGTTAATGCTTCTCCCTCCCTGACCGCCAGCAGTCAAGATGATTACGACCTGAAATGCCGTCTCTTGGAAGACACCCTGAATGTGGTGGACATGGAAGGAAG aCTAACAGGGAAGGAGAAGCGGGTTGGGGGCTTCGACCTCATGTGGAATGATGGCTTTGTGTCCCGAGATGATGGGCAGCTAGACAGCATCAACAATGGAAACTTCATAGCAAACACACACTTAG GCTGCATCAACGACAGGAAGAAGAACCTGAGACACATAATGAAAGCTGCCAATAAGAAGTCAGCAGCAGTTCAATAA
- the TTLL9 gene encoding probable tubulin polyglutamylase TTLL9 isoform X4, whose product MEEHVRICHFRNHYELTRKNFMVKNLKRFRKQLERESGRLEAAKCDFFPKTFELPAEYHLFVEEFRRNPGITWIMKPVARSQGKGIFLFRKLKDIIDWRKDGSRSDEQRDEIPVENYVAQRYIENPYLIGGRKFDLRVYVLVTSYTPLKAWLYRDGFARFSNTRFTLSSIDDQYIHLTNVAIQKTAPDYDPEKGCKWMIQQLRQYLLAKHGYTAVETLFQNIDNIFIKTLQSVQKIIINDKHCFELYGYDILLDEDLKPWLLEVNASPSLTASSQDDYDLKCRLLEDTLNVVDMEGRLTGKEKRVGGFDLMWNDGFVSRDDGQLDSINNGNFIANTHLGCINDRKKNLRHIMKAANKKSAAVQ is encoded by the exons ATGGAGGAACACGTGCGCATCTGCCACTTCCGCAATCACTACGAG TTGACCAGGAAGAACTTTATGGTGAAGAATCTTAAGCGGTTTCGGAAGCAGCTGGAACGAGAGTCTGGCCGCCTTGAGGCTGCAAAATGCGACTTCTTCCCTAAGACCTTCGAGCTTCCAGCAGAATATCACCTGTTTGTAGAGGAATTCCGCAGAAACCCTGGGATCACGTGGATCATGAAGCCT GTGGCCAGATCCCAAGGGAAGGGTATTTTTCTTTTCCGGAAGCTTAAGGACATCATTGACTGGAGAAAG GATGGCAGCCGCTCAGATGAGCAAAGAGACGAGATCCCTGTAGAAAATTACGTGGCTCAGCGCTACATAGAGAATCCATACTTGATAGGAG GAAGAAAATTTGACCTGCGGGTGTATGTGCTTGTCACGTCG TATACCCCACTCAAGGCCTGGCTTTACCGTGACGGTTTTGCCCGATTTTCAAACACGCGCTTCACCCTCAGCAGCATCGATGATCAGT ATATTCACTTGACCAATGTGGCGATCCAGAAAACTGCTCCAGATTATGATCCTGAAAAG GGCTGCAAGTGGATGATTCAGCAGCTACGGCAATACCTGTTGGCCAAGCATGGCTACACGGCAGTGGAGACTCTGTTTCAGAATATAGACAATATCTTCATTAAGACCCTACAGAGTGTCCAGAAGATCATCATCAATGACAAGCACTGCTTTGAACTGTATGGATACGACATCCTCCTGGATGAGGATCTCAAACC GTGGCTGCTAGAAGTTAATGCTTCTCCCTCCCTGACCGCCAGCAGTCAAGATGATTACGACCTGAAATGCCGTCTCTTGGAAGACACCCTGAATGTGGTGGACATGGAAGGAAG aCTAACAGGGAAGGAGAAGCGGGTTGGGGGCTTCGACCTCATGTGGAATGATGGCTTTGTGTCCCGAGATGATGGGCAGCTAGACAGCATCAACAATGGAAACTTCATAGCAAACACACACTTAG GCTGCATCAACGACAGGAAGAAGAACCTGAGACACATAATGAAAGCTGCCAATAAGAAGTCAGCAGCAGTTCAATAA
- the PDRG1 gene encoding p53 and DNA damage-regulated protein 1, protein MEKYEGTEKVLNYLQEVERKAEDVLVDRRQIVDLDMKRNQNREALRALSRETSQSGPVTVCFGDMFINLPKEKTREMIQRDQEQLDTEINNLRSQLKVKVNQLYEVQGKPELKGFNLTPLSPDEVKAINKVLKG, encoded by the exons ATGGAGAAGTATGAGGGGACGGAGAAAGTGCTGAATTATctgcaggaggtggagaggaaggCCGAGGATGTGCTGGTGGACAGGCGGCAG ATTGTGGACCTTGACATGAAAAGGAATCAGAACAGAGAGGCCCTACGAGCGCTCAGCCGCGAGACTTCTCAGTCAG GGCCAGTGACCGTGTGCTTCGGTGATATGTTCATAAACCTTCCGAAAGAGAAAACCAGGGAAATGATTCAGCGAG ATCAAGAACAGCTAGACACGGAAATAAATAACCTCCGCTCACAGCTGAAAGTGAAGGTGAACCAGCTGTATGAGGTGCAAG GTAAACCAGAGCTGAAAGGCTTTAACCTGACCCCACTGAGTCCAGACGAAGTTAAGGCGATTAATAAAGTTTTGAAAGGATGA